The Haloarcula laminariae genome includes a window with the following:
- a CDS encoding DUF7567 family protein, whose protein sequence is MGLEIIDRHSEALFEFLWCPVCGHEVFSHIPFEGVFCKNCNTQVELQESRETRGYEEAVLACFDTHSTWNLHVDEKLRRDLPDGSARVKILGAPSAYKVDWWSPAPGDDWQPVEQGEFDDVDEPADVSHLA, encoded by the coding sequence ATGGGTCTGGAAATTATCGACCGTCACAGTGAAGCACTGTTCGAGTTCCTCTGGTGTCCAGTCTGCGGGCACGAGGTATTCAGTCACATTCCCTTCGAAGGTGTGTTCTGCAAGAACTGCAACACACAGGTCGAACTCCAAGAATCCCGAGAGACACGCGGCTACGAGGAGGCCGTCCTCGCCTGCTTCGACACCCACTCAACGTGGAACCTCCACGTCGACGAAAAGCTCCGTCGCGATCTACCCGATGGGTCGGCACGGGTGAAGATCCTCGGCGCACCGAGTGCCTACAAGGTCGACTGGTGGAGTCCAGCACCCGGCGATGACTGGCAGCCGGTCGAACAAGGCGAGTTCGACGATGTCGACGAACCAGCCGATGTCTCCCATCTCGCGTAG